CGAATTAGTAAAAAACGGCAAGCAATTCCAAATGATGAGTTATCCAAATCGTACGCACAGCATCAATGAAGGCGAAGGAACTACGGAACATTTATCGAAATTATTCACACAATACTTAAAAGAACACTGCCCAGGCGGAGGCAGATAATATCATTTTTAATACCATTTTGAAAAAAATATGTTTAGCAGAGAAACTTATATAAACAGAAGGCAAGTCTTAAAAAAAGCAATGGGTTCAGGCCTTATTATTCTTCCTGGAAATGAAGAAGTCGGAATGAACTACCGGGATAATATTTATCATTTTAGACAAGACAGTAGTTTTTTATATTATGCTGGAATAGATCGTCCTTCTTTATTTTTAATAATAGATATTGATGCTGATCTGGAAATTCTATTCGGTGATAACCTGACAATCGAACAAACTGTTTGGGTTGGCCCACAAGATTCATTAAATAGTGATGCAGAAAAAACAGGAATCACAACTGTACAGCCTTTCTCGTTTGTAGAAGCTGTTCTTAAAAATGCTGTACAACAGAAACGTGCGATTCACTTTCTGTCTCCTTATCGCGCGGCTATTACTTTAAAATTAAGTTCATGGCTGGATATTCATCCTAATGAAATAGCTAAAAAATCATCCATTCCATTATCTAAAGCAATAATTGCACAACGTTCCTATAAAACCAATGAAGAACTGATTGAAATTGAAAAAGCGGTAGATATAACGGCAGCAATGCACTTAAAAGCAATACAAAGCGCAAGACCTGGAATGACCGAATATGAAATTGCAGGACAAGTCGAAGGCACAGCAATCAGTCTTGGCGGTCATCTTGCTTTTCCGACAATACTAACAGTCAACGGACAATACCTGCACAATCATGCTGGCAGTAATGTCTTAAAGGAAGGGCAATTGGTTTTATGTGACTGTGGAGCCGAAAACAATATGCGTTATGCCGGAGATATGACCAGAACTTTTCCCGTTTCGAAAACCTTTACAACACAGCAGAAAGAAATTTATAATATTGTTTTAAAAGCTGAAGAAGCCGCTATAGCCACTCTTAAACCCGGAACTTTCTTCAAAGATTCACATCTTACGGCGTGTAAGGAGATTTTAACGGGGTTGAAATCTCTTGGTTTAGTAAAAGGCGATTTAGATGAAGCCGTAGCAGCAGGCGCTCATACCTTATTCTTTCAATGCGGTTTAGGTCACATGATGGGAATGGACGTTCATGACATGGAAAATATAGGCGAAGAATATGTTGGCTACACAGAAACCCTAAAGAAGAGCACCGAATTTGGATTAAAATCACTGCGTCTGGCCAAAGAACTTGAAGAAGGTTTTGTTTTAACTGTTGAACCTGGAATCTATTTTATTCCAGAATTAATTGATCAATGGCAGGCAGAAAATAAATACAGTGAATTTATTAATTATGATAAAGTTCAGGCGTACAGAAATTTTGGAGGTATCCGTATAGAAGAAGATTTTCTAATTACCAAAGAGTCTTATAAATTGTTAGGGAAACCTCTTGCCAAAACAGCTGAGGATATTGAAGCACTTCGAAACTATTAAATTTGTAAAATAGTTTTTCCTGGCTGATTACCTAAAAATCAATGAAGCCGTCTCAGATTATGAGACGGCTTTTTTTATCGAAAGTAAATACTGATTAACTTTTACTAATTATCAGATAATTAAGTACATATATTTTCATAAGGACTAGTTTAACTTAGTATATAAGGAATAAGATTACATTTTAACCATTCAAACTTATTTTAAAACAATTAACAACCAAAACAAACCTTATGAAAGAAAAAAAACTACCCCGATTTTTATCTTTTCTTCTTCTTACGCTTTTTGTGTTAGCAGCTGAAAATTTAAATGCTCAAACGAATTTAGCCAGGCTGAGTTCCACAAAAGTCAGTACTTCTCATGTATCTCCGTGGGAAAGTTTAGCGGCTGTAAACGATGGTTTTACGCCTATTAGTTCTGATGACAGAACAAATCCTGTTTATGGAAACTGGGATGGCGATGCCAATTACAATACCTATAACTGGATACAATATGACTGGGATTTTGCTCATCAAATCAATTCTGTGGCACTTTACTGGTTTACCGATTTTGGAGGAATCTCTCAACCTACGGATGCCTATGTCAGTTACTGGGATGGACTTGAATGGATTAATGGTGGTTCTGTAGGATTGGCTTTAAACCAATTTAATACTCTTGGAAATTTAAATTTTAAGACCAAAAAACTGAGGGTTTATTTTAAAAGTAATACCGCAACCGGCGTGGTTGAATTTCAGGCTTTTGGTACAGAAACCACTCAATGTGATCCTACCGCATTAACAGCTTCTCTTAAAGTGAATAACGGAACCGAAAAAAGCCTTAATTATGCCGTTGTTTCTCCAACAGATAATGTACAGTTTTTAGTTTCTATTGCCAATAATCCGACTGGCGGTAAAATGAAATGGACTGGCCCAAATAACTTTACATCGACTAGTCAAAACATTACACTTTCAAATCTACAAGTGGAGAATTCCGGAACGTATCGTTTTTTATACATTAATGAATGCGGGACAGAAAGTGCTTTATCTTTTTACTTAACCGTAAAAGAAAGCAACAGCGATTTCACGACTTGGCCGGGTTATGGCACAACACTTCATTATGATTTTAAAAGCGACTATCCCAATTTTCCAAAACCAACAAAAAACTTAGAAGAAGATTATCCCAATTACAACGGTTGCAATGGCGTTAAATCGACTAATGTGGGTTCATGGACTTTTGTACAAGGGCCAAATGCGAACTCTTTAGTAACAGATGCCGCTGTCGACTTAATGTTAAAACGTTTAGACAGTGATTTTACTTTTTTAAGAGATAATATGGGCTGGCCGCCAGATAAATTATACAGAGCAGGTTATCGCAGTTCAGTATATTTATTTGGTTCTGGTTTGTGTACCGATACCGCTTCAAATACCGATTTAGGAGGATGGCAGAGCGGTGTTGGAACTCCCGATGGAGAAAGCTGGCCAATGGTTCTTCTGTCCTATTATCCGGTTGCAAGTTTTGATCCAAATACCACTTTTCCAGATGCACAGTATCAAACTGGAGCCTGTGTTCATGAAGGTATTCATGCCATTTATGCTTCTTTGCCGGGTTGTAGAAAATCGGCTTGGTTTCATGAAGGTTCAAATGTTTGGTTGCAGACTGTCTTAGACATCAAAAAAACAGGAAGTACAGACTATACCAATGTCGATTTAGGATGGTTGAGTGCGGGTTCTGTCATTGCACCTTTTATTCCGATAGAATGTTACAGTGGCTGGCTTCAAGATGGCACATTTGGAGGGCCTTCTGCCGAAGGCGTAGATTCTGGAGTAAAAAATTCTGAAGGAGTTACGTTGAGATTAACCAGAGATATTATTGGAGGTGTTCAGTACAGCTCTGTATTTCCAACCTTTTTAGGCGAAGTTGTAGGCGAAAAAAGTTTGCCTTGGGTATGGAATTATTGTGAAGGACGTGTATTAGAAGGTATTGCAAATGGTAATGGCACTGTTAATGGTTTAGGAGAAGACAAAACACGAAAAATGGTTCAGGAATACCGAGCCAGATTAGCTTTATCTGATTTCGGAAAATTTGAACAGCCTATTTTAAATTTGTATCGTAATAATATGGGACGCGAATTAGGGCCTGAACAACCTGCTCTTATCAATGTAGAAAAATGGAAAGCAACACCTTATGCCACAACGACTGAAGATGAAAACGGCTATTTGATTCCGCAGGAAAAAACACTTCCTGGCTGGTCTGGAGCTAATTTTATTCCGATTCATGTACAGGGAAATCAGGCTACCGTGTTTTTTGAGCCTTTAGGAGAAAATATGTCGATTCAATTGTGTTATCGTACCAAAGAAGGAAAAACGGTTTATACACAACCTGTTTATGCAGGCGACTGTACTATTTCTTTTTCTCAGGGCGTTCCTGCCAATGGTGTGATATTCGCCGTAATTTGTAATTCTGACTATGTTTTTGAAAATAATGACACTCGCAAAAAGAAGTTTAACTATAAAATTAAACTGGAAGATGGAGCCGTTAGAACTGCCAGCGTAGATAAAAATTGGTGGGACTGGAAAGCCACAATAAGCGATCATCTTTCTGTAGCCGATTTCTCCAATTCATCTTCTCACTTTTTGATTTATCCAAATCCTACCGATAATGCCTCTATGGTTAACATTAAAGTTTCAAATGAAAATGCTGGAACTTATAATTTAAAAATAACCAACAGTACCGGGCAATTAGTTTTTGAAAATAAAAACCACAATCTGGAAGAACAATATTATACTGGTAATCTATCAAAAGGAATCTATTTTGTAACGATTCAATCAAAGAATTTCAAACAGACTAAAAAGATTATTATAAAATAATACCATTTCATTACTAATTACAGACTACATCTTTCGTTTGGAAGATGTAGTTTTTTTTTGCCACTGATTGCACAGATTAAAAAAGATTAAATACTTTGTTTATAAATTTTACCACAAATTTCACAAATTGCTTTTTTTAAACTCAATGATTTGTGAAAATTGGTGTAATTCGTGGCGGAAAAAAAATAAACCATTGACGCTAAGGTCTGCCACCAATTACACGAATTTTTAATTTTTTAAATGCAACGATTTGTATTTATTCGTGAATTCGTGGCGGAAAAAATAATTCGTTGCCACTAAGGTTTGCCACAAATTCCACGAATTTCCACAAATTGTTTTTTTTAAAGCTCAATGATTTGTGAAAATTGGTGTGATTCGTGGCAACAAAAAAGGCATTTACTCTAATAAAAGATTATGAGTAAAAAATATAATTAAAGTGGTTTTGTGTTTTTGAATTGTACTTTATATGGAAAACTTCTGTAAGTTTCTTTCTCATTTTCCCAAGAATGCTTTTCATGCACTTTTGGAGCAGCGCTTACAACCAACCATAAATACTCCGTGTTGGTTGGAATTTTAAATTCGATTTCTTTTTCATTGTCTTTAAAAGCATTGCTGTACACTCTGTCGCCATCTTTTAACGATGCAACAAATCCGTAGCGCCAGCCTGCGTTTTCCTTAAAATCGGCTAAACCTTTAAATTTTAATTTAACTTTTGTTCCAGCTTGCGGGACGTTTAATTTAATTCCGTTATAACCATAATCCTGAAGACAATTTGTTGAATCTATTTGATACCAGCCTCCTTCTATTGCATTCAATTTTGAAAAATGTAAATTTCGATAAGGTTTTGCTGCTTCTTCAACCCTTTTTAAATCCCAGGTTATAAACTTTCGGCTTGCATCAAATATTTCGTCATTAAACTGTTCTTGAGAAATAGTATTAATTCTTTTATAAGTCATTACAACATCTTCGCCTTCTTTAGTTGATCTGCTGAGTCTTCCCCAAAAATCAATACCATGTTTCTCAGACCAATATTCCAAGACATAAGGAGAATGATACATATTGGCAGGATGAAGAAAAGCGTAATGCGTTCCTTTTAAAAAATCTTTAAGATGATAGTTTTCAAAAGTCATCCATTCCGGATAAACCTGCCAGAGCATATATTGAGCAGACATTTCCATTACAGGTCCAGATGGCCCAGTCTTGCTATCGGCATGACTCATGTATTGGAATGAATGGCCAATTTCGTGCGCCAATGCTCCGTAGGGAACTGCATTTATTCGGACAGCTGGAGTCCATAAAATGCCCACTTTATCCTCTTCTCCACCTCCAAAAGCTGTGTTTTCACTTCCTCCAAAAACAAATATTAGTAATTTGTATTGATCACTTACGGAATGTCCCTTTTGCACCAATTTCAAATCATTTACATAAAACTGATAAAATCGTTCACATTCTTCGATTGCTTTTTTGGGATCGAAACGTTTTTTAAGATCTGCATTTAATGTTGGATCATTTCCATATTCTTTATGCCAGAACATCACAATATTATCCGATTCTATCATTCGGCTGTAACTGTAATCACTATCAAGAAAATCATAATTATTATGTTCTGGAACCATCCAAATTTTCGCAGGAATATATCTTTCCTTAGCCAAAACTTTTTCTTGCGCATTCATTATACCAACAAATGATAAAAAGAGAAAAGCAGGAATTTTGATTGCCTTATTCATTGGTTATTACTTTTTTGTAATAATTGCCGACCAGCCTCCTCCGGAAGCCATTTTAGCTGTTACTTTAGTATTCTTATTAACCGCTATAATTTCTTTTTTATAATCTTGAGCGAATGCTTCAGCATTGATTCCATCTGAAAAAACTTCCATCGAAAAATTTCCTTCTCCCAGGAAAGAAAGATCTATTGGCAATGCTCTGGCATCTGCATCCGTCATTCCGCCTATAAACCATTTATCCCCTTTTTTTCTTGCCACCACAATATAATTCCCAACAGAACCATGAAGTACAACTGTTTTATCCCAAACTGTTGGAATTTGAGTGATAAAATCAACTGTTTCTTGTTCTTTGTAATACGTTGATGGCGATTCGCACATCATCTGCAAAGGCGCTTCATAAACCACATACATCGCTACCTGATGCGCACGAGTTCCCATCGTCATTGGATTATTAAAACTAATGGCAAAATTCTTAGGCTGTTTATTAATCATCGAACCCGGTGTAAAATCCATTGGGCCTGCTGCCATTCTGATAAACGGAATCGTTACTGTATGTTCTGGTGTGATATCTTCGCTCCATTTATTGTTTTCGTTCCCTCTTACTCCTTCATAATTTAAAACATTTGGATACATTCGGTGTAAACCTGCGGGTTTAAATGCTCCGTGAAAATCTACTAACAATTCTAGTTTGGCACATTCTCTGGCAATCTGCTCATACGAATTGACCATATATTGGTCGTTACGCTGCATATAATCAATTTTAATTCCTTTTGCTCCCCAGCTTTTATACGTTTCCAAAATTTGTAATAAATTTTGGTCTAATGGTTTCCAAAGTACCCAAAGAATAATCCCTACTTCTTTTTCTTTTCCATATCGAATCAACTCTTTAATATCCATTGCAGGATTAAAATCAAGAATGTTGGTAGTCGATTTTGTCCAGCCTTCATCAAGAATTACATATTCTACTTTATTCGCTGCAGCGAAATCTATAAAATATTTATAAGTTTCGGTATTTAAACCCGCTTTGAAATCAACACCGTAAATATTATTATCGTTGTACCAATCCCAAGCTACTTTTCCCGGTTTGATCCAATCAGTATTTTTAAGTACATTTGGTGCGGCAAGCTGGTAAGACAAATTGCTTGATACCAAAGTACGATCATCATCACTTATAATAAATACACGCCAGGGAAAAGCTCTGTTTCCGTTTGTTTTGGCAATATAATCAGCTTCTTTTGTAATGGTCTGCACACGATCGGATTTTCCATCCTTATCCACTGCTTCTAAAACGTATTTTGGAAAAATAGCATTTAAAGTGGTGTTTCCATTTCCTTTTAAAAATAATCCCGGATAATCATGAAGTGCCGTTTCCGTAAACAAAACCTTGGCTTTTGGAGTCGTAAACAAAACAGGAAGACTGCAAAAATCCTTTGACGCAATCTCATTTAAAGATTTATCCAAATACAAACGTTCGTTATGAGAATACATCGATTCTTCTTGCGGAAATAAAGAACGTGAACCGTTAGGAAATGATAACGAAACTTTCTCTGAAACTACATTTCGTTTTTCTTTGGCCTCATCTACAAACTGATAAGCCACTCCGTCATTATAGGCACGGAAATTAAGTTTATAATTTCCCTGATAAGTAATCGAAAGTTCTGTGTATTCATCTTTAATTTCAGACTCTTTAATTGGCACTATGGCATGTATGTTTTGAGATACACTTTTAACCGTTTGCTTTTTAACCTTCGGATTTAATCCAAAATTGGTTTTAGACGAAAAATCCATTCCTGCTTCAGCATTCTCAATAATTAAATTTCCATTTAATGATGCCGACCAGGAAATTTTATTAGAATTGTTCACTTTTATCTGAATACGTCCATCAGGAGATTTAACCTCATAAGTTTGAGCAGAAACTTGGTAAGCGGATAGTAACAAACCGCATAAAATCAGTAATCCATTTTTCATTTTGAGTGGTATTTTTTAACTATTTATTTGAAGGGCCTTTTGTTGCTTTAGGAGTAGTTTGTTTCATTAGATTTAGTATTTCATCTTTAGTCAAACCATAATCATACATTTTTAAAGAAGCCATAAAACCGGAGTAATTCTCTCCAATATCTGAAGCGCCAATTATAATTTTAGCCTTTTTGATAGCCGATGATAACATCATATTTTGAGAGTTATCAAGTACACCGTCGACATAAATTTTCTCTACCACACCATCAAAAGTCAAAACAATATGATGCCATTTATTTTGTTCTGGAACTTTGTTGTATTTCATATCAAAATGACCGTCTAAATGTGGCGCCGCACCATAATGTCCGCTATTGTAAGCCAATGCATTAAACGAATTTGCCAGATTATATTCAGAACGATCACACCATGAGGCCAGGACTTCTCCCTCTTTGGCTACTTCGGGATTTTTCACCCAGACTGTCACAGAATACGAACCATTCCAAGCCAAAGTTTTAGGAACGGGTTTATCTAATATTAAAGCGCCGTTTACAAAATCAAGTGCCTTAATTTTATCTTTTTTATCCCAAGAAATCTTTACGTCTCCTGTTTTTGTAAACACACCTCCTAAAGAACCTTTATTGGGCAGACTTTTAAATGAACTGCCATATTTTTCATTAGTTACATCAATATCGATCAACATTTTGTGTGAACTTACAGCTGCTGGTTCTGTGTTTGATTTTTTATTTTCTAATAATAAAGGGAGCTCAAACAATTCGCTGTACACTTTTACATTCCAAACTGCCGCATAAAGTCCTGTTTTTTCTGTACCTAAAACTTTTAGTTTTAAGAAACGTGCTGTAACATTTTGATCATCAATCATTGGACTTCCAGAAGTACGGTTTTTTGATTTATCAGCATACAACTGCCAATTTTTTCCATCTGTCGAATATTCTAAAGTGTATTGATAATAATAACTGGCAAACTCAAATTGGGTCATAACCCTTTTTATTGGTTTTACACTTCCTAAATCTACAGTTAAATCCTGTGGAAGTGCATTACTTCCAGCTTTCCACATAGTCGCATTATTATCATCTGTAGCAAAATCAGGCCTATATTCGTAATCGTGTTCTAATGATTGCAAATGATAATAAGATGATGCTGTAGCGCGAGCGTTTAAAGCTATATTCTCGGGTACATTTGATTTGACAATTTCTCTAATACCTTTTGAAGTCGGAATTACTTTTTTGATTGTAGAATCATTTTCGAAAATCATTTTATCGATACAGACTTGTCTTGCCAAACCACCACGTGTCATTGGATAATCATGTTTATGATACACAATATAATAATCGTTTCCGTCTTCTAACACAGAATGATGTCCCGGGCCATGAGTCGTTTTATCTTCGTTAGTACTCAAAATCGGATTATTAAGTCCTTCTTTAAAAGGCCCATAAGGAGAATCTGAATAAGAGTAACGTACATTATAAGTTTCATCATGACAAGAAGCTCCGGAATACATCAAAATATATTTATTTCCTTTTTTCATCATGTAAGCCGCTTCGAAAGGTTCAGGTGTTTGGCTTAACGGAATATTTTTAGAATTCATCATATTCTTCATCGTAGCACTATTCAATTCTCCAACGGCATATCCGCCATTATAATGCACCCACGTTCCCCAATAACTGTATATTTTACCGTCGGTATCTCTAAAAAATTGTGCGTCAAGGGAAGGAAAACCTTCTCTTGGATATCCATTTGAA
This portion of the Flavobacterium panacagri genome encodes:
- a CDS encoding glycoside hydrolase family 97 protein produces the protein MKNGLLILCGLLLSAYQVSAQTYEVKSPDGRIQIKVNNSNKISWSASLNGNLIIENAEAGMDFSSKTNFGLNPKVKKQTVKSVSQNIHAIVPIKESEIKDEYTELSITYQGNYKLNFRAYNDGVAYQFVDEAKEKRNVVSEKVSLSFPNGSRSLFPQEESMYSHNERLYLDKSLNEIASKDFCSLPVLFTTPKAKVLFTETALHDYPGLFLKGNGNTTLNAIFPKYVLEAVDKDGKSDRVQTITKEADYIAKTNGNRAFPWRVFIISDDDRTLVSSNLSYQLAAPNVLKNTDWIKPGKVAWDWYNDNNIYGVDFKAGLNTETYKYFIDFAAANKVEYVILDEGWTKSTTNILDFNPAMDIKELIRYGKEKEVGIILWVLWKPLDQNLLQILETYKSWGAKGIKIDYMQRNDQYMVNSYEQIARECAKLELLVDFHGAFKPAGLHRMYPNVLNYEGVRGNENNKWSEDITPEHTVTIPFIRMAAGPMDFTPGSMINKQPKNFAISFNNPMTMGTRAHQVAMYVVYEAPLQMMCESPSTYYKEQETVDFITQIPTVWDKTVVLHGSVGNYIVVARKKGDKWFIGGMTDADARALPIDLSFLGEGNFSMEVFSDGINAEAFAQDYKKEIIAVNKNTKVTAKMASGGGWSAIITKK
- a CDS encoding aminopeptidase P family protein; amino-acid sequence: MFSRETYINRRQVLKKAMGSGLIILPGNEEVGMNYRDNIYHFRQDSSFLYYAGIDRPSLFLIIDIDADLEILFGDNLTIEQTVWVGPQDSLNSDAEKTGITTVQPFSFVEAVLKNAVQQKRAIHFLSPYRAAITLKLSSWLDIHPNEIAKKSSIPLSKAIIAQRSYKTNEELIEIEKAVDITAAMHLKAIQSARPGMTEYEIAGQVEGTAISLGGHLAFPTILTVNGQYLHNHAGSNVLKEGQLVLCDCGAENNMRYAGDMTRTFPVSKTFTTQQKEIYNIVLKAEEAAIATLKPGTFFKDSHLTACKEILTGLKSLGLVKGDLDEAVAAGAHTLFFQCGLGHMMGMDVHDMENIGEEYVGYTETLKKSTEFGLKSLRLAKELEEGFVLTVEPGIYFIPELIDQWQAENKYSEFINYDKVQAYRNFGGIRIEEDFLITKESYKLLGKPLAKTAEDIEALRNY
- a CDS encoding DUF6055 domain-containing protein, which gives rise to MNKAIKIPAFLFLSFVGIMNAQEKVLAKERYIPAKIWMVPEHNNYDFLDSDYSYSRMIESDNIVMFWHKEYGNDPTLNADLKKRFDPKKAIEECERFYQFYVNDLKLVQKGHSVSDQYKLLIFVFGGSENTAFGGGEEDKVGILWTPAVRINAVPYGALAHEIGHSFQYMSHADSKTGPSGPVMEMSAQYMLWQVYPEWMTFENYHLKDFLKGTHYAFLHPANMYHSPYVLEYWSEKHGIDFWGRLSRSTKEGEDVVMTYKRINTISQEQFNDEIFDASRKFITWDLKRVEEAAKPYRNLHFSKLNAIEGGWYQIDSTNCLQDYGYNGIKLNVPQAGTKVKLKFKGLADFKENAGWRYGFVASLKDGDRVYSNAFKDNEKEIEFKIPTNTEYLWLVVSAAPKVHEKHSWENEKETYRSFPYKVQFKNTKPL
- a CDS encoding family 43 glycosylhydrolase; the encoded protein is MSNKNIFYNLILLVFTLQVIAQKKVEASNLSTGNPILPGYYADPTIKKFGDIYYIYATTDNEMLASGAPTVWYSKDLKNWYNYTMEIPSFTAKPITNFWAPDIVVGNDGKYYLYFGNCEIGCNIYGYVSDTPVGPWKKLNKNDEPVISNGYPREGFPSLDAQFFRDTDGKIYSYWGTWVHYNGGYAVGELNSATMKNMMNSKNIPLSQTPEPFEAAYMMKKGNKYILMYSGASCHDETYNVRYSYSDSPYGPFKEGLNNPILSTNEDKTTHGPGHHSVLEDGNDYYIVYHKHDYPMTRGGLARQVCIDKMIFENDSTIKKVIPTSKGIREIVKSNVPENIALNARATASSYYHLQSLEHDYEYRPDFATDDNNATMWKAGSNALPQDLTVDLGSVKPIKRVMTQFEFASYYYQYTLEYSTDGKNWQLYADKSKNRTSGSPMIDDQNVTARFLKLKVLGTEKTGLYAAVWNVKVYSELFELPLLLENKKSNTEPAAVSSHKMLIDIDVTNEKYGSSFKSLPNKGSLGGVFTKTGDVKISWDKKDKIKALDFVNGALILDKPVPKTLAWNGSYSVTVWVKNPEVAKEGEVLASWCDRSEYNLANSFNALAYNSGHYGAAPHLDGHFDMKYNKVPEQNKWHHIVLTFDGVVEKIYVDGVLDNSQNMMLSSAIKKAKIIIGASDIGENYSGFMASLKMYDYGLTKDEILNLMKQTTPKATKGPSNK
- a CDS encoding T9SS type A sorting domain-containing protein, which encodes MKEKKLPRFLSFLLLTLFVLAAENLNAQTNLARLSSTKVSTSHVSPWESLAAVNDGFTPISSDDRTNPVYGNWDGDANYNTYNWIQYDWDFAHQINSVALYWFTDFGGISQPTDAYVSYWDGLEWINGGSVGLALNQFNTLGNLNFKTKKLRVYFKSNTATGVVEFQAFGTETTQCDPTALTASLKVNNGTEKSLNYAVVSPTDNVQFLVSIANNPTGGKMKWTGPNNFTSTSQNITLSNLQVENSGTYRFLYINECGTESALSFYLTVKESNSDFTTWPGYGTTLHYDFKSDYPNFPKPTKNLEEDYPNYNGCNGVKSTNVGSWTFVQGPNANSLVTDAAVDLMLKRLDSDFTFLRDNMGWPPDKLYRAGYRSSVYLFGSGLCTDTASNTDLGGWQSGVGTPDGESWPMVLLSYYPVASFDPNTTFPDAQYQTGACVHEGIHAIYASLPGCRKSAWFHEGSNVWLQTVLDIKKTGSTDYTNVDLGWLSAGSVIAPFIPIECYSGWLQDGTFGGPSAEGVDSGVKNSEGVTLRLTRDIIGGVQYSSVFPTFLGEVVGEKSLPWVWNYCEGRVLEGIANGNGTVNGLGEDKTRKMVQEYRARLALSDFGKFEQPILNLYRNNMGRELGPEQPALINVEKWKATPYATTTEDENGYLIPQEKTLPGWSGANFIPIHVQGNQATVFFEPLGENMSIQLCYRTKEGKTVYTQPVYAGDCTISFSQGVPANGVIFAVICNSDYVFENNDTRKKKFNYKIKLEDGAVRTASVDKNWWDWKATISDHLSVADFSNSSSHFLIYPNPTDNASMVNIKVSNENAGTYNLKITNSTGQLVFENKNHNLEEQYYTGNLSKGIYFVTIQSKNFKQTKKIIIK